From the Paenibacillus sp. FSL H8-0548 genome, one window contains:
- a CDS encoding ribulokinase, producing the protein MTKKYAIGVDYGTQSGRAVLVDLSNGAEVAEHVTPYTHHVIDEQLPVSGIKLEYDWALQHPFDYIEVLELSVPAVMKESGIDPAAVIGLGIDFTACTMLPIDAAGEPLCVQDAYKDNPHSWVKLWKHHAAQDEANLINEMAAQRNEKWVPRYGGKISSEWMMAKAWQILNEAPEIYDTADKFVEATDWVIGQLTGNIVRNSCTAGYKGMWHKQEGYPSKEFFKALDPRLENLTETKLRGEVVPLGSKAGELLPDIAARIGLAPGTAIAVGNVDAHAAVPGVGVVTPGKLVMAMGTSICHMLLGTEEKEVEGMCGVVEDGIIPGYFGYEAGQSAVGDIFEWFVEESVPAYVLEEAEKAGENVHVYLTRKANELSVGQSGLLALDWWNGNRSVLVDTDLTGTIVGLTLLTKPGEIYRALLEATAFGTRKIVDAFHSNGVEVNELYACGGLPQKNALLMQIYADVTNREIKVAASKQTPALGAAMFGAVAAGAAKGGFDSIVDAAQQMARVREETFKPIPANVAVYEKLYAEYNLLHDYYGRGSNDVMKRLKAIKEEQA; encoded by the coding sequence ATGACTAAGAAATATGCAATTGGCGTAGATTACGGTACACAATCAGGACGCGCGGTGCTGGTTGATCTCTCTAACGGTGCAGAGGTAGCTGAGCACGTTACGCCTTACACGCATCATGTAATCGATGAGCAGCTGCCTGTCTCCGGCATTAAGCTAGAGTATGATTGGGCACTTCAGCATCCGTTTGATTATATTGAAGTATTGGAATTATCCGTTCCTGCTGTTATGAAGGAATCGGGTATTGATCCTGCAGCGGTCATCGGACTTGGTATCGACTTTACCGCATGTACGATGCTTCCTATTGACGCAGCGGGCGAGCCGCTTTGTGTACAGGATGCTTATAAGGATAATCCGCATAGCTGGGTGAAGCTATGGAAGCACCATGCAGCGCAGGATGAGGCTAACCTAATTAATGAAATGGCTGCGCAGCGCAATGAGAAATGGGTACCGCGTTATGGCGGTAAAATCTCATCCGAGTGGATGATGGCGAAGGCTTGGCAAATTTTGAATGAAGCTCCGGAAATTTATGATACAGCTGATAAATTTGTAGAAGCAACAGACTGGGTAATCGGTCAGCTGACAGGCAATATCGTGCGCAACAGCTGTACAGCCGGCTACAAAGGCATGTGGCACAAGCAAGAAGGATACCCGAGCAAGGAGTTCTTCAAGGCGCTAGATCCGCGTCTAGAGAATTTGACTGAAACGAAGCTGCGCGGCGAGGTTGTACCGCTTGGTTCGAAGGCTGGAGAATTGCTGCCTGATATCGCGGCCCGCATCGGACTTGCTCCAGGCACGGCAATTGCTGTTGGCAACGTAGATGCGCATGCGGCTGTTCCAGGCGTTGGCGTAGTGACGCCAGGCAAGCTCGTTATGGCGATGGGAACATCGATATGCCACATGCTGCTTGGTACGGAAGAGAAGGAAGTCGAAGGCATGTGCGGAGTCGTTGAAGACGGTATTATTCCAGGTTATTTCGGCTATGAAGCGGGTCAATCCGCAGTTGGCGATATTTTCGAATGGTTTGTGGAGGAATCGGTACCTGCTTATGTGCTTGAAGAAGCTGAGAAGGCTGGCGAGAATGTACATGTATACTTAACTCGCAAAGCGAACGAGCTAAGCGTAGGCCAATCCGGGCTGCTTGCCCTCGACTGGTGGAACGGCAACCGTTCGGTGCTGGTGGATACCGATCTGACGGGTACGATTGTAGGCTTGACGCTGCTAACGAAGCCTGGGGAGATTTATCGCGCATTGCTTGAGGCAACGGCGTTTGGTACTCGCAAAATCGTGGATGCGTTCCATAGCAATGGTGTAGAAGTAAATGAATTGTACGCATGCGGCGGATTGCCTCAGAAAAACGCGCTGCTCATGCAAATTTATGCAGATGTTACGAATCGTGAAATCAAGGTTGCTGCATCTAAGCAGACTCCAGCGCTTGGAGCAGCTATGTTCGGTGCGGTAGCGGCAGGTGCGGCAAAAGGCGGCTTCGACAGTATCGTCGATGCTGCGCAGCAAATG
- a CDS encoding GntR family transcriptional regulator, which yields MKGQQTPKYMQLKQQIISWIVTAQFKPHDKLPSENEIGKQFEMSRQTVRQALGDLEQEGWLYRAQGKGTFVSDQSAPERKASSQGMTIGMITTHISDYIFPTIVRGVESSLRAVGARLLLASTDNEKEKEKDSLESMLREPLTGLIIEPTKSAEGNPNFNYFMALDALKIPYVMLNERYSDVDAPCLRVDDELGGYRAAEHLIKLGHTRIAGFFKTDDFQGVHRMRGFLRAHREHGLTVPPEYLLRYSTEEKQEKPAQALSLMLQREPEQRPSAIICYNDELAVRMLDIVRQIGLAVPGDLSIVGFDDANLATATEVKLTTVAHPKTEMGADAVELLLSMVEKQQRCQTMDKIYDPQLVIRESTQAPRSYIS from the coding sequence GTGAAGGGACAGCAAACGCCCAAATATATGCAATTAAAGCAGCAAATCATATCCTGGATCGTCACGGCGCAGTTCAAGCCGCATGATAAGCTGCCATCAGAAAATGAAATCGGCAAGCAGTTCGAAATGAGTCGTCAAACGGTACGTCAGGCGCTTGGCGACTTGGAGCAGGAGGGCTGGCTCTATCGCGCTCAAGGAAAAGGCACGTTTGTCTCCGATCAATCGGCGCCTGAGCGGAAAGCCTCATCACAGGGGATGACGATTGGGATGATAACGACCCATATCTCTGATTATATTTTCCCTACGATTGTCAGAGGCGTCGAGTCCAGCCTTCGTGCTGTTGGGGCGAGGCTGCTGCTGGCGAGTACGGATAATGAGAAGGAAAAGGAAAAGGACAGCTTGGAGTCCATGCTGCGCGAGCCGTTGACCGGGCTTATTATAGAGCCCACAAAAAGCGCGGAGGGCAATCCGAACTTTAATTATTTTATGGCGCTGGATGCACTCAAAATCCCCTATGTTATGTTGAACGAGCGATACAGTGATGTGGATGCTCCATGCCTGCGCGTGGATGATGAGCTTGGCGGCTATCGCGCTGCTGAGCATCTGATTAAGCTGGGGCATACGCGTATTGCCGGATTTTTCAAAACGGATGATTTTCAGGGGGTTCATCGGATGCGCGGTTTTCTAAGAGCTCATCGGGAGCATGGTTTGACGGTTCCTCCTGAATATTTGCTGCGTTATTCCACCGAGGAGAAGCAAGAGAAGCCTGCGCAGGCGCTATCGCTTATGCTCCAGCGTGAGCCGGAGCAGCGTCCGAGCGCTATCATTTGCTATAATGACGAGCTTGCTGTTCGAATGCTCGATATTGTACGTCAAATTGGACTTGCTGTACCGGGGGATTTGTCGATCGTTGGTTTTGACGATGCTAATCTGGCAACGGCTACCGAAGTGAAGCTAACGACCGTTGCTCACCCGAAAACCGAAATGGGAGCAGACGCCGTGGAGCTCTTGCTTAGCATGGTCGAGAAGCAGCAGCGGTGTCAGACCATGGACAAGATCTATGATCCTCAGCTTGTCATACGTGAATCTACGCAAGCGCCGAGGAGCTATATAAGTTAA
- the araD gene encoding L-ribulose-5-phosphate 4-epimerase — protein sequence MLEALKHAVWEANMDLPKYGLVTFTWGNVSGIDRESGYAVIKPSGIPYEELKAEQMVVVDLEGNVVEGNLRPSSDTATHVLLYKAFPNIGGIVHTHSPWATSWAQAGRAIPALGTTHGDYFYGEVPCTRAMTEAEITGAYELETGNVIVETFERNHIDPNQVPSVLVNSHAPFCWGKDPHNAVHNAVVLEEVAKMALHTFQLNPNVQPMDQALLDRHYLRKHGANAYYGQK from the coding sequence ATGTTGGAAGCGTTGAAGCATGCAGTCTGGGAAGCGAATATGGATTTGCCGAAATACGGATTAGTTACATTTACTTGGGGTAATGTTAGCGGCATTGATCGGGAGTCTGGCTATGCGGTCATAAAGCCGAGCGGCATTCCTTACGAAGAGCTGAAGGCGGAGCAAATGGTCGTTGTAGATTTGGAAGGGAACGTTGTCGAAGGCAATCTGCGCCCATCCTCAGATACAGCAACTCATGTATTATTGTATAAAGCATTTCCAAATATCGGCGGCATCGTTCACACCCATTCGCCATGGGCAACAAGCTGGGCGCAGGCAGGACGCGCGATCCCGGCGCTTGGAACAACACACGGCGACTACTTCTACGGCGAGGTGCCTTGCACGCGCGCGATGACGGAAGCGGAAATTACAGGAGCATATGAGCTGGAAACAGGCAATGTTATTGTTGAAACCTTCGAAAGAAACCATATTGATCCAAATCAAGTGCCATCGGTGCTGGTCAACAGCCATGCTCCTTTCTGTTGGGGCAAGGACCCGCATAATGCGGTTCATAATGCAGTGGTGCTTGAGGAAGTAGCCAAAATGGCGCTCCATACGTTCCAGCTTAATCCGAACGTTCAGCCGATGGACCAAGCTTTGCTGGATCGTCATTATTTGCGTAAGCACGGTGCGAATGCCTATTACGGCCAAAAATAA